Proteins found in one Colletes latitarsis isolate SP2378_abdomen chromosome 8, iyColLati1, whole genome shotgun sequence genomic segment:
- the Rdgb gene encoding retinal degeneration B isoform X4 — MLIKEYRIPLPLTVEEYRIAQLYMIAKKSRVESQGAGSGVEIIVNEPYSNGPGGNGQYTHKVYHVGRHLPEWFKSLLPRSALIAKEEAWNSYPYTKTRYTSPFIEKFSIEIETYYFPDNGYQENVFKLSGSDLRNRIVDVIDIVKDQHMGDYVKEEDPKLYVSQKSGRGPLSESWLEDYWADVKGKQQPTPAGKSLMCAYKLCRVEFRYWGLQTKLEKFIHDTALRKTMLRAHTQAWAWQDEWIGLTMEDIREIERQTQLALQRRMGAVEGGEEATEENQDMSTSNASPQDSDVAMTLAATLGSIEKNEDLQSPQSVRKSSDIPTMNTTGSSEGEVSPEDSPTEVPELRNVPAEDKDAKKGWKKNKTSVHSPCSNKSFDMQIANWRMESIVRESESGSEDEFFDCQAGFVIPIIREEEEDNTFTPTSTANKEDDTIFSPSYLQRMACERSSKRLQISTSASIDVSCPASPQHSPTHHPCKTTVLLIVMHAGSVLDANVDLTAKKSDITTFKGAFESVMRQHYPSMVGHVAIKYVSCPSICTEGLGILSSLSPYSFDVSPSSTDAPQVTHDTIPIGAIPLFASSTPEYQDAVSRVIAGANQVYHEFIKSEEGRGFTGQICFVGDSVGAILTFDALCRSSHSRHNNENNILTNQGAENNEDGKHLAAPSPRRKSSGSSDSQQLCKLDFDVGEFFMFGSPLALVLAYRKISLGGDKNSNIKRPFVNQVYNLFHPTDPVAARLEPLISAKFSLLPPVNVARYQKYPLGNGQPFHLLEAIQTNPQLFTDNLNIPNVSMSHVRRMSDISIHSTMSGMIENVPLQVVSNLTQKWWGTKRLDYALYCPEGLANFPTNALPHLFHASYWESSDVIAFIVRQLGRFDSPILTNEEKELTCFRPGQPREKWNKKRTSVKLKNVAANHRANDVIVREGAPQVLVARFMYSPIDVIALTGEKVDVHIMKDDPAGEWTYLSTEVTDKNGRITYKIPDDKALSYGLYPVKMIVRGDHTSVDFFLAVIPPKTECVVFSIDGSFTASMSVSGKDPKVRAGAVDVVRHWQELGYLIIYITARPDMQQQKVVSWLSQHNFPHGLVSFADGLSTDPLGHKAAYLNKLVQEHGVIIHHAYGSSKDISVYTAINLRPNQIFIIGKVPKKHHALATILHDGYAAHLTMLQAHGGSRPAQGNARMVIPRGQFGLPGLNASLRRRSSFRLVKRAMTQPIPSRMLLPLERSTSVGPSISSQTGPARRTTAPEKL, encoded by the exons ATGTTGATAAAAGAGTATCGAATACCGCTGCCTCTCACCGTGGAGGAATACAGAATTGCTCAGCTTTATATGATTGCG AAAAAATCTCGCGTAGAGAGCCAAGGAGCAGGCAGCGGTGTAGAGATCATAGTAAACGAACCTTACAGCAACGGACCAGGTGGAAATGGACAGTACACACACAAGGTTTACCACGTTGGCCGTCATCTTCCGGAATGGTTCAAGAGTTTGTTACCGAGGTCTGCGTTGATAGCCAAGGAAGAAGCATGGAACTCTTATCCTTACACGAAGACACGTTACACCTCTCCCTTCATCGAAAAATTCTCTATCGAGATAGAAACGTACTATTTTCCTGACAATGGCTACCAGGAGAATGTGTTCAAGCTCAGCGGTAGCGATCTGAGGAACAGGATCGTTG ACGTAATCGACATTGTCAAGGACCAGCACATGGGCGACTATGTGAAAGAGGAGGACCCAAAATTATACGTGTCCCAGAAAAGTGGCAGAGGGCCGCTCTCCGAATCATGGCTGGAGGATTACTGGGCCGAcgtaaaa GGCAAGCAACAGCCAACGCCGGCCGGGAAGTCGTTGATGTGCGCTTACAAGCTATGTCGCGTGGAATTCCGTTACTGGGGCCTGCAAACAAAATTAGAAAAGTTCATACACGACACGG CTCTGCGGAAAACCATGTTACGCGCGCACACGCAAGCTTGGGCATGGCAGGACGAATGGATCGGCCTGACGATGGAGGATATCCGAGAAATCGAACGTCAAACTCAGCTGGCGCTGCAGCGAAGGATGGGAGCCGTCGAGGGCGGCGAAGAGGCCACCGAGGAGAACCAAGACATGTCCACGTCCAACGCGTCTCCTCAGGACTCGGACGTCGCCATGACTTTAGCCGCGACCCTGGGAAGCATAGAGAAGAACGAGGACCTGCAGAGTCCGCAAAGCGTCCGAAAATCGTCCGACATACCAACGATGAACACGACAGGTAGCTCCGAAGGCGAGGTCAGCCCCGAAGACTCACCGACCGAAGTACCTGAACTCAG AAATGTTCCCGCCGAGGATAAAGACGCTAAGAAAGGCTGGAAGAAGAATAAAACGTCGGTGCATTCGCCCTGTTCGAACAAGAGTTTCGACATGCAGATAGCGAATTGGCGGATGGAAAGCATCGTCAGGGAATCCGAGTCGGGTAGCGAGGACGAGTTCTTCGATTGTCAAG CTGGGTTCGTTATACCTATTATACGCGAAG AAGAGGAGGACAATACGTTCACCCCGACCAGCACCGCGAACAAAGAAG ACGACACAATATTCTCGCCTTCCTACCTCCAACGAATGGCTTGTGAACGTAGCAGTAAAAGATTGCAGATCTCGACATCGGCCAGCATCGACGTCTCGTGTCCAGCTTCGCCTCAACATTCACCGACCCATCATCCTTGCAAAACTACCGTGCTTCTTATCGTGATGCATGCTGGAAGCGTTTTAg acgccaACGTTGACTTGACCGCGAAGAAATCGGACATTACAACGTTCAAAGGAGCCTTTGAGTCGGTCATGAGACAACACTATCCCAGTATGGTTGGACACGTCGCCATTAAATATGTTTCCTGCCCCTCTATCTGTACAGAAGGTCTGGGTATCTTGTCCAG TTTAAGTCCATATAGTTTTGACGTGTCGCCTTCTTCTACGGATGCCCCTCAAGTGACGCACGACACTATCCCAATTGGTGCGATACCATTGTTCGCTAGTTCCACTCCTGAATATCAAGATGCTGTCTCGCGAGTCATAGCTGGAGCTAATCAAGTTTACCACGAGTTTATTAAAAGCGAAGAAGGCCGTGGTTTCACAGGGCAGATTTGCTTCGTCGGAGACTCGGTGGGAGCGATTTTAACGTTTGACGCTTTGTGTAGATCATCCCATTCTAGGCACAATAACGagaacaatattttaaccaACCAAGGCGCCGAGAACAATGAAGACGGTAAACATTTGGCCGCACCGTCTCCTAGGAGAAAATCATCCGGCTCTAG CGATAGCCAACAGCTTTGTAAATTGGACTTCGATGTAGGAGAGTTTTTTATGTTCGGCAGTCCGCTTGCTTTAGTTCTGGCGTATAGAAAAATTTCTTTGGGCGGTGATAAGAATAGTAATATAAAAAGGCCGTTTGTGAATCAGGTGTACAACTTATTCCATCCTACGGATCCCGTAGCTGCTAGGCTAGAGCCACTGATCTCAGCGAAATTTTCTCTACTTCCACCCGTTAACGTGGCTCGGTACCAAAAGTATCCGCTCGGGAATGGTCAACCGTTTCATTTGT TGGAAGCAATTCAGACAAACCCACAACTCTTTACCGATAATCTAAACATTCCAAACGTATCGATGTCTCACGTGAGGCGAATGTCCGATATATCGATTCACAGTACCATGTCCGGTATGATTGAAAATGTTCCTTTACAAGTAGTATCTAATT TAACGCAAAAATGGTGGGGTACAAAGAGATTGGACTATGCTCTCTACTGTCCAGAAGGTCTAGCGAATTTTCCTACGAACGCTTTGCCGCATCTTTTTCATGCTAGTTACTGGGAATCTTCCGACGTGATTGCATTCATTGTACGACAATTAGGGAGATTCGACTCACCGATACTTACTAACGAGGAGAAAGAATTAACTTGCTTCCGTCCAGGTCAACCTAGAGAAAAGTGGAATAAGAAACGCACTTCTGTTAAGTTAAAG AATGTTGCTGCCAATCATAGAGCGAATGATGTAATTGTTAGAGAAGGAGCACCTCAAGTGTTGGTTGCTAGATTTATGTACAGTCCGATCGACGTTATCGCTTTAACAG GCGAGAAGGTGGACGTACACATTATGAAGGATGATCCTGCAGGAGAATGGACGTACTTATCGACCGAAGTAACTGATAAAAATGGTAGAATAACGTATAAAATACCTGATGACAAAGCGTTAAGCTATGGACTTTATCCAGTTAAAATGATTGTTAG GGGCGATCATACATCCGTAGACTTTTTCTTGGCTGTGATTCCACCTAAAACAGAATGTGTGGTATTTAGTATAGACGGTTCCTTTACGGCAAGCATGTCTGTCAGTGGGAAGGATCCGAAAGTTAGGGCAGGAGCTGTTGACGTTGTCAG GCACTGGCAAGAACTGggctatttaattatttatattaccgCGAGGCCTGACATGCAGCAGCAGAAAGTTGTTTCCTGGCTGTCTCAACATAACTTTCCGCATGGACTCGTGTCCTTTGCGGACGGTCTTTCGACGGACCCTCTTGGTCACAAAGCTGCGTACTTAAACAAACTCGTTCAG GAACACGGTGTAATAATTCATCACGCGTACGGCAGTAGCAAAGATATTAGCGTTTACACTGCAATTAATCTTAGGCCAAATCAAATTTTCATCATCGGAAAAGTGCCAAAGAAGCACCACGCTCTGGCGACGATTCTTCACGATGGTTATGCCGCTCATTTAACCATGCTACAGGCGCACGGTGGTTCGAGACCTGCTCAGGGTAATGCGCGCATGGTGATCCCGAGAGGTCAGTTTGGTTTACCCGGACTAAATGCTTCTCTACGGCGGAGAAG CTCTTTCAGGCTGGTCAAGCGGGCAATGACGCAACCAATTCCAAGCAGGATGCTGTTGCCTTTGGAGAGATCAACGAGCGTCGGTCCTTCGATTTCGTCGCAGACTGGACCAGCGAGAAGAACCACGGCACCGGAGAAACTCTGA
- the Rdgb gene encoding retinal degeneration B isoform X5, with amino-acid sequence MLIKEYRIPLPLTVEEYRIAQLYMIAKKSRVESQGAGSGVEIIVNEPYSNGPGGNGQYTHKVYHVGRHLPEWFKSLLPRSALIAKEEAWNSYPYTKTRYTSPFIEKFSIEIETYYFPDNGYQENVFKLSGSDLRNRIVDVIDIVKDQHMGDYVKEEDPKLYVSQKSGRGPLSESWLEDYWADVKGKQQPTPAGKSLMCAYKLCRVEFRYWGLQTKLEKFIHDTALRKTMLRAHTQAWAWQDEWIGLTMEDIREIERQTQLALQRRMGAVEGGEEATEENQDMSTSNASPQDSDVAMTLAATLGSIEKNEDLQSPQSVRKSSDIPTMNTTGSSEGEVSPEDSPTEVPELRNVPAEDKDAKKGWKKNKTSVHSPCSNKSFDMQIANWRMESIVRESESGSEDEFFDCQGKTPVHLAQHDAGFVIPIIREEEEDNTFTPTSTANKEDDTIFSPSYLQRMACERSSKRLQISTSASIDVSCPASPQHSPTHHPCKTTVLLIVMHAGSVLDANVDLTAKKSDITTFKGAFESVMRQHYPSMVGHVAIKYVSCPSICTEGLGILSSLSPYSFDVSPSSTDAPQVTHDTIPIGAIPLFASSTPEYQDAVSRVIAGANQVYHEFIKSEEGRGFTGQICFVGDSVGAILTFDALCRSSHSRHNNENNILTNQGAENNEDGKHLAAPSPRRKSSGSSDSQQLCKLDFDVGEFFMFGSPLALVLAYRKISLGGDKNSNIKRPFVNQVYNLFHPTDPVAARLEPLISAKFSLLPPVNVARYQKYPLGNGQPFHLLEAIQTNPQLFTDNLNIPNVSMSHVRRMSDISIHSTMSVTQKWWGTKRLDYALYCPEGLANFPTNALPHLFHASYWESSDVIAFIVRQLGRFDSPILTNEEKELTCFRPGQPREKWNKKRTSVKLKNVAANHRANDVIVREGAPQVLVARFMYSPIDVIALTGEKVDVHIMKDDPAGEWTYLSTEVTDKNGRITYKIPDDKALSYGLYPVKMIVRGDHTSVDFFLAVIPPKTECVVFSIDGSFTASMSVSGKDPKVRAGAVDVVRHWQELGYLIIYITARPDMQQQKVVSWLSQHNFPHGLVSFADGLSTDPLGHKAAYLNKLVQEHGVIIHHAYGSSKDISVYTAINLRPNQIFIIGKVPKKHHALATILHDGYAAHLTMLQAHGGSRPAQGNARMVIPRGQFGLPGLNASLRRRSSFRLVKRAMTQPIPSRMLLPLERSTSVGPSISSQTGPARRTTAPEKL; translated from the exons ATGTTGATAAAAGAGTATCGAATACCGCTGCCTCTCACCGTGGAGGAATACAGAATTGCTCAGCTTTATATGATTGCG AAAAAATCTCGCGTAGAGAGCCAAGGAGCAGGCAGCGGTGTAGAGATCATAGTAAACGAACCTTACAGCAACGGACCAGGTGGAAATGGACAGTACACACACAAGGTTTACCACGTTGGCCGTCATCTTCCGGAATGGTTCAAGAGTTTGTTACCGAGGTCTGCGTTGATAGCCAAGGAAGAAGCATGGAACTCTTATCCTTACACGAAGACACGTTACACCTCTCCCTTCATCGAAAAATTCTCTATCGAGATAGAAACGTACTATTTTCCTGACAATGGCTACCAGGAGAATGTGTTCAAGCTCAGCGGTAGCGATCTGAGGAACAGGATCGTTG ACGTAATCGACATTGTCAAGGACCAGCACATGGGCGACTATGTGAAAGAGGAGGACCCAAAATTATACGTGTCCCAGAAAAGTGGCAGAGGGCCGCTCTCCGAATCATGGCTGGAGGATTACTGGGCCGAcgtaaaa GGCAAGCAACAGCCAACGCCGGCCGGGAAGTCGTTGATGTGCGCTTACAAGCTATGTCGCGTGGAATTCCGTTACTGGGGCCTGCAAACAAAATTAGAAAAGTTCATACACGACACGG CTCTGCGGAAAACCATGTTACGCGCGCACACGCAAGCTTGGGCATGGCAGGACGAATGGATCGGCCTGACGATGGAGGATATCCGAGAAATCGAACGTCAAACTCAGCTGGCGCTGCAGCGAAGGATGGGAGCCGTCGAGGGCGGCGAAGAGGCCACCGAGGAGAACCAAGACATGTCCACGTCCAACGCGTCTCCTCAGGACTCGGACGTCGCCATGACTTTAGCCGCGACCCTGGGAAGCATAGAGAAGAACGAGGACCTGCAGAGTCCGCAAAGCGTCCGAAAATCGTCCGACATACCAACGATGAACACGACAGGTAGCTCCGAAGGCGAGGTCAGCCCCGAAGACTCACCGACCGAAGTACCTGAACTCAG AAATGTTCCCGCCGAGGATAAAGACGCTAAGAAAGGCTGGAAGAAGAATAAAACGTCGGTGCATTCGCCCTGTTCGAACAAGAGTTTCGACATGCAGATAGCGAATTGGCGGATGGAAAGCATCGTCAGGGAATCCGAGTCGGGTAGCGAGGACGAGTTCTTCGATTGTCAAGGTAAAACGCCAGTTCATCTTGCACAGCATGACG CTGGGTTCGTTATACCTATTATACGCGAAG AAGAGGAGGACAATACGTTCACCCCGACCAGCACCGCGAACAAAGAAG ACGACACAATATTCTCGCCTTCCTACCTCCAACGAATGGCTTGTGAACGTAGCAGTAAAAGATTGCAGATCTCGACATCGGCCAGCATCGACGTCTCGTGTCCAGCTTCGCCTCAACATTCACCGACCCATCATCCTTGCAAAACTACCGTGCTTCTTATCGTGATGCATGCTGGAAGCGTTTTAg acgccaACGTTGACTTGACCGCGAAGAAATCGGACATTACAACGTTCAAAGGAGCCTTTGAGTCGGTCATGAGACAACACTATCCCAGTATGGTTGGACACGTCGCCATTAAATATGTTTCCTGCCCCTCTATCTGTACAGAAGGTCTGGGTATCTTGTCCAG TTTAAGTCCATATAGTTTTGACGTGTCGCCTTCTTCTACGGATGCCCCTCAAGTGACGCACGACACTATCCCAATTGGTGCGATACCATTGTTCGCTAGTTCCACTCCTGAATATCAAGATGCTGTCTCGCGAGTCATAGCTGGAGCTAATCAAGTTTACCACGAGTTTATTAAAAGCGAAGAAGGCCGTGGTTTCACAGGGCAGATTTGCTTCGTCGGAGACTCGGTGGGAGCGATTTTAACGTTTGACGCTTTGTGTAGATCATCCCATTCTAGGCACAATAACGagaacaatattttaaccaACCAAGGCGCCGAGAACAATGAAGACGGTAAACATTTGGCCGCACCGTCTCCTAGGAGAAAATCATCCGGCTCTAG CGATAGCCAACAGCTTTGTAAATTGGACTTCGATGTAGGAGAGTTTTTTATGTTCGGCAGTCCGCTTGCTTTAGTTCTGGCGTATAGAAAAATTTCTTTGGGCGGTGATAAGAATAGTAATATAAAAAGGCCGTTTGTGAATCAGGTGTACAACTTATTCCATCCTACGGATCCCGTAGCTGCTAGGCTAGAGCCACTGATCTCAGCGAAATTTTCTCTACTTCCACCCGTTAACGTGGCTCGGTACCAAAAGTATCCGCTCGGGAATGGTCAACCGTTTCATTTGT TGGAAGCAATTCAGACAAACCCACAACTCTTTACCGATAATCTAAACATTCCAAACGTATCGATGTCTCACGTGAGGCGAATGTCCGATATATCGATTCACAGTACCATGTCCG TAACGCAAAAATGGTGGGGTACAAAGAGATTGGACTATGCTCTCTACTGTCCAGAAGGTCTAGCGAATTTTCCTACGAACGCTTTGCCGCATCTTTTTCATGCTAGTTACTGGGAATCTTCCGACGTGATTGCATTCATTGTACGACAATTAGGGAGATTCGACTCACCGATACTTACTAACGAGGAGAAAGAATTAACTTGCTTCCGTCCAGGTCAACCTAGAGAAAAGTGGAATAAGAAACGCACTTCTGTTAAGTTAAAG AATGTTGCTGCCAATCATAGAGCGAATGATGTAATTGTTAGAGAAGGAGCACCTCAAGTGTTGGTTGCTAGATTTATGTACAGTCCGATCGACGTTATCGCTTTAACAG GCGAGAAGGTGGACGTACACATTATGAAGGATGATCCTGCAGGAGAATGGACGTACTTATCGACCGAAGTAACTGATAAAAATGGTAGAATAACGTATAAAATACCTGATGACAAAGCGTTAAGCTATGGACTTTATCCAGTTAAAATGATTGTTAG GGGCGATCATACATCCGTAGACTTTTTCTTGGCTGTGATTCCACCTAAAACAGAATGTGTGGTATTTAGTATAGACGGTTCCTTTACGGCAAGCATGTCTGTCAGTGGGAAGGATCCGAAAGTTAGGGCAGGAGCTGTTGACGTTGTCAG GCACTGGCAAGAACTGggctatttaattatttatattaccgCGAGGCCTGACATGCAGCAGCAGAAAGTTGTTTCCTGGCTGTCTCAACATAACTTTCCGCATGGACTCGTGTCCTTTGCGGACGGTCTTTCGACGGACCCTCTTGGTCACAAAGCTGCGTACTTAAACAAACTCGTTCAG GAACACGGTGTAATAATTCATCACGCGTACGGCAGTAGCAAAGATATTAGCGTTTACACTGCAATTAATCTTAGGCCAAATCAAATTTTCATCATCGGAAAAGTGCCAAAGAAGCACCACGCTCTGGCGACGATTCTTCACGATGGTTATGCCGCTCATTTAACCATGCTACAGGCGCACGGTGGTTCGAGACCTGCTCAGGGTAATGCGCGCATGGTGATCCCGAGAGGTCAGTTTGGTTTACCCGGACTAAATGCTTCTCTACGGCGGAGAAG CTCTTTCAGGCTGGTCAAGCGGGCAATGACGCAACCAATTCCAAGCAGGATGCTGTTGCCTTTGGAGAGATCAACGAGCGTCGGTCCTTCGATTTCGTCGCAGACTGGACCAGCGAGAAGAACCACGGCACCGGAGAAACTCTGA